A single region of the Mustela lutreola isolate mMusLut2 chromosome 2, mMusLut2.pri, whole genome shotgun sequence genome encodes:
- the LOC131825482 gene encoding uncharacterized protein LOC131825482, with the protein MPPAAGPTRLAAVPRPGSPCYGAYVWWRLPRASARWKVLLWWWGEPPWPPWGAGGSAGKPPGSGVTKSSSQEGGLFLRDSPGGHAARSLSLSPLSCFLGAGPFGQGAWDRSPPVVSGAASVRAWRERSGLRQGAEEKPRARSVVPASTPWVTPQGAACDQAGLPAWLVPGAKQGRTWKTSARWQKRQLIREPRRPVPQVAAFLCKPDLSRCPSRTRGPHPPGVWVSDQSPRPQDHQGQRTAVI; encoded by the exons ATGCCGCCAGCAGCAGGTCCCACACGGCTGGCGGCCGTGCCCCGGCCTGGGTCCCCGTGCTACGGAGCCTACGTGTGGTGGCGCTTACCACGCGCCTCTGCCCGCTGGAAGGTCCTGCtgtggtggtggggagagccCCCCTGGCCTCCCTGGGGGGCCGGGGGGAGCGCAGGAAAGCCCCCCGGCAGTGGTGTCACCAAATCCTCCTCCCAAGAAGGGGGCCTCTTTCTGAGGGACTCCCCGGGAGGGCACGCTGCccgctctctgagcctcagccccTTGTCTTGCTTTCTGGGCGCCGGTCCCTtcgggcagggagcctgggacaGGAGCCCGCCCGTCGTGAGCGGAGCGGCCTCCGTCAGGGCCTGGCGTGAGCGGAGCGGCCTCCGTCAAGGCGCAGAGGAGAAGCCCCGCGCGCGCAGCGTGGTCCCTGCCTCTACCCCGTGGGTGACGCCTCAGGGGGCTGCCTGCGACCAAGCTG GGCTTCCGGCCTGGCTGGTGCCAGGGGCAAAGCAGGGAAGGACCTGGAAGACCTCGGCTCGATGGCAGAAAAGGCAACTGATACGTGAGCCGAGAAGGCCAGTCCCCCAAGTAGCCGCCTTCCTGTGCAAGCCTGACCTGAGCCGCTGCCCCTCAAGGACACGTGGCCCACACCCCCCCGGTGTCTGGGTTTCAGATCAGAGTCCGCGTCCTCAGGATCATCAGGGTCAGAGGACAGCAG